In a single window of the Pseudohongiella acticola genome:
- a CDS encoding glycosyltransferase: MSGQLTVSLVVYGFDEAVLSDTLLSLCHAVNVAQDEKVLGAVNINVVDNADHAAALEPLLRRCSEMSSDTVGFDIISGHGNIGYGQAHNLVIHGTDSEYHLILNPDVIVDPRALSEGIRYLQQTPAVVALSPAIADGKGASESGCKRYPSVLDFVLRGFAPAWLRQRFRTRLQHYEMRDLSADVACTDIPIISGCFMLFRHPVLRQLGGFDSRYFLYFEDFDLSIRARELGALGFLPQMKITHLGGNSARKGLRHILMFGRSAFRFFSGHGWRWI, encoded by the coding sequence ATGTCAGGGCAACTCACGGTATCGCTGGTGGTCTACGGGTTTGATGAGGCTGTGCTCAGCGATACGCTGCTGTCTTTGTGTCATGCGGTCAACGTCGCTCAGGACGAGAAGGTCCTTGGCGCCGTCAACATCAACGTGGTCGACAACGCGGACCATGCTGCCGCACTGGAGCCCCTGCTCCGCCGTTGTAGCGAAATGTCCAGCGACACCGTCGGATTTGACATCATCTCCGGTCACGGCAATATCGGTTATGGTCAGGCGCACAATCTGGTGATTCATGGTACCGACAGTGAGTACCATCTGATTCTGAATCCGGATGTGATAGTCGACCCCAGGGCGCTTTCTGAAGGCATCCGCTACCTGCAACAGACACCCGCCGTGGTGGCGCTCTCTCCCGCCATCGCTGACGGCAAGGGTGCTTCCGAATCCGGCTGCAAACGCTACCCCAGTGTACTGGATTTTGTTTTGCGCGGTTTTGCCCCGGCCTGGCTCAGACAGCGCTTCCGCACACGCCTGCAACATTACGAGATGCGCGACCTGAGCGCAGATGTGGCCTGCACCGACATTCCCATCATCAGTGGTTGTTTTATGTTGTTTCGTCACCCGGTGCTGCGTCAGCTCGGGGGCTTCGATTCGCGCTACTTTCTGTATTTTGAAGATTTTGATCTGTCCATCCGTGCCCGTGAACTGGGGGCGTTGGGTTTTCTGCCGCAGATGAAGATTACGCATCTGGGCGGCAACAGCGCCAGAAAAGGCCTGCGTCATATCCTCATGTTCGGTCGTTCTGCTTTCCGGTTT